The following is a genomic window from Amycolatopsis sp. BJA-103.
ACCCGAACGGGTGTTGTGCGTGCGCCCGCCGCCGAGTTCCTCGAAGGAGACCTCTTCGCCGGTCACGGTCTTCACGACGTCGGGGCCGGTGATGAACATGTGGGAGGTCTTGTCGACCATCACCACGAAGTCGGTCAGCGCGGGGGAGTAGACGTGCCCGCCCGCGTTGGCGCCCATGATCAGCGAGATCTGGGGGATGACGCCGGACGCCTTGACGTTCCGGTTGAAGATCTCGCCGTACAGCCCGAGCGAGACGACGCCTTCCTGGATCCGCGCGCCGCCGCCCTCGTTGATGCCGACGATCGGGCGGCCGGTCTTGATCGCCAGGTCCATCACCTTGACGATCTTCTCGCCGTACACCTCGCCGAGCGACCCGCCGAAGATGGTGACGTCCTGGCTGAACACGCACACCGGACGGCCGTCAACGGTTCCGTAGCCGGTGACGACGCCGTCGCCGTAGGGCCGGTTCTTCTCCTGGCCGAAGTTGACCGAGCGGTGCTTCGCCAGCTCGTCGAGCTCGACGAACGAGCCTTCGTCGAGCAGTAGCTCGATCCGCTCGCGAGCGGTCTTCTTGCCCTTGGCGTGCTGTTTCTCCACCGCCCTCGCGGAACCCGCGTGCACCGCCTCGTCATACCGGCGGTACAGGTCGGCCAGCTTGCCGGCCGTGGTGTGGATGTCCGGTTCGTCCTCGGGCGGCGTCCCGAGCGGCTCCGTCGCACTGCTCATGAATCCGCAGCCTAGCTACTCAATGGTCACTTCGCGTGTGGCGTAGACAACGTCCGGATCAGAGCGCGGCGCGCACCAGACCGGATTCGTAGGCCGCGATCACCAGCTGCGCGCGGTCCCTCGCCGCGAGTTTGTGCAGGAGACGGCCGATGTGCGTCTTCACCGTCGCCAGCCCGAGATGCAGCGTCCCGGCGATCTCGTCGTTCGACAGGCCGCGCGCGATCAGGCTCAGCACCTCCCGTTCGCGGGTGGTGATGCCGTCGAGCGACGGCGCGACGCGCTGGCCCGCCTCGGGCAGCCGGGCGAATTCGGCGATGAGCCTTCGCGTGATCGACGGGGCGAGCAGTCCTTCACCCGCCGCGACGACCCGGATCGCGGTCAGCAGCTCGGCGGGCGGAGTGTCCTTCAGCAGGAATCCGCTGGCGCCCGCGCGCAGCGCCGAATAGACGTAGGCGTCGAGATCGAACGTCGTCAGCATCAGCACGTGGACGCCTTCGGTGGCGGCCGACGCGCAGATCCGCCTCGTCGCTTCGATCCCGTCCAGCTCCGGCATGCGGACGTCCATCAGCACGACGTCCGGACGTTCCTTCTCGGCCAGTTCCGCCGCCTGGAGGCCGTTGCCCGCCTCGCCGACGACCTCGAGGTCCGGCGCGCTGTCGACGAGCACGCGGAAGCTGCCGCGCAGCAACGCCTGGTCGTCGGCGATCAGTACGCGGATCATCGCGTCCCCACTTCCTTGACGGCGTACGGCAGCCGCGCGAACACCCGGAATCCCCCGGCGGGAAGTGGTCCCGCCTCGAAGTCACCACCGTAGACCGCGACCCGCTCGCGCATGCCGATCAAGCCGTGCCCGCCCGTGGCAGAGGCCGAGCCTTCGCCGCGGCCGTCATCGACGATCTCGACGCTGACCTCACCGGGGCCTTCGGTGATGGTGACCCGGCAGACCGACGGTCCCGCGTGCTTCACGACGTTGGTCACCGCCTCCTGCGTGATGCGGTAGACCGAAAGCGCGACGCCCTCGGGGAGCTCGTCCACCACCTCGCCGGTCAGCTCGACGCGCACCCCGGCCTGCCCGGCGCGTTCGGCCAGGGTCCGCAGATCGGCGAGTTTCGGCGCGGGGCCGAGCGCGGCCTCAGGAGTGCCGTCACCGGAACGGAGGACGCCGAGCATCCGCCGGAGTTCGACGAGGGTTTCGCGGCTGGTGAGTTCGATGACCCGCAACGCTTCGCGCGCTTCCTCGGGCTGTTCCTCGGCGACGTGATTGCCCACCGCGGCTTTGACGGCGATCAGGCTCATGCTGTGGGCGACGACGTCGTGCATCTCGCGGGCGATCCGCAGGCGCTCGTCGGACACCGCCTGATCGGCGTGCGCCTCGGTGAGCAGGGCGAGATTCGCCTGCCGCTGGCGCGCCGTCCAGCCCAGCGCCCACGAACCCGCCACCCCGCCGCCCGCGAACGCGATCGACGCGAACGTGGAGGGCCCGAGCTGCACGACTTCGAGGACCGCGACGACGAGCAGGCCGAGGCCCAGGGCGATCAGCGAGCGGGCTCGCGGGTATTCCAGTGCCAGGGTGTACAGGGCGCACGCCATGGCCAGGATCGCGGCCGGGCCCAGCCCGTTGCCCGCGAGGACGGCCGGGGTCAGGCTGAGCAGGCCGAGGCCGTAGGCCGCCACGGGCCAGTGCCGTCGCACCACGATCGCGATCGCGCACGCGGCGACCGTCGCCCAGGCGAGCCACATCGGGATGGCGACGGTGAACGTCCACGTCTTCGCGGCGAGGTTCCCGCCGACGGACACCACCAGCACCAGCGCGACGATCACGTCGAGGACGTGCGGCACCCGGCCGGGGAGCGCGGACGGCTGTTTCATACGGCGAACCTAGCCGGGCGCGGGGCTTTCGCGCGTCCGTCCGGTGGAGGTCATCCCCAGGGTGGAGATCAGCTCTCGGGAGCGGTGGGGCGTGGGTCGGGCCGGTCGTGAGTGGCGATTCGGTTAGGGCCAACGGTGTCTTAGGTACCTGCTGGATTCTGGGTGCGAGTGATCGCAGGTCCGTGAAGGCCTCCTTCCCTACCCTGAAGGTAGTGAAGGAGGCCTTCACGGACTTCGTGACACCGGAACCGGCTGGTGTGGCCTCACGGTGGACTGGGTCAGCGACGCCCTGACCAGCGCACGTGCGAAGTGGCAGCGGTGGCACGGTCGAGGGTGGAGGAATCGGGACGTTGAGTGTCCCAATTCCTTCATCGTCGCGGGATCGTTCCGGTCTCGGAGCTTGATCAACGGAAGATCGGGGACACTCAACGTCCCCAAACCTCCGTTGATCAAGCCCCGACCATCCCTCTGTCCCCGCTCGCCCACATCGGCAAACAGAACAAGCCCACCGAGACGACATCAGGATCCTGCGGGTAGACAAATACGGGTCCACCAGAACCCGCGGCGCCACTCACGAGACGCCGCGAAGCGCGGCGACGGCGTCCTTCAGCTCAGGGTCGGCTTCCGCCTTGTCGAGAGCGGCCGCCAGCACCTCCTGATAGGTCGGCTCGGTCTCGGCGTGCCGCTTCCTGCCTTCTTTGGTGATGCACGAATACACGCCGCGGCGGTCGGCCTCGCACGGGTCGCGCTCCGTCAGTCCGGCGTCTTCGAGGCGGACGACCATCCGGCTCACGGAACTCTGGTTGAGCCCGATCGCCTCGGCGAGTTCCTGCATGCGCAGGACACCCTTCCCGGTGGCGGCCAGCTTGCCGAGCGCGCGGAACTCGGAAAGACCGAGTCCGTGCCGTCGTTGCAATGCCTTCGCGAGTTCTTGCTCGATGCGCCCGTGCAGCGCGAGGACGCGGCCCCACGCCAGTTCATCGGCGGTCAAGGCGACCTCCCTAGTTTCCTTGACACCAGTTTACATGCAGTGACAGAATCTGCTTGCACATACATGTACTTTGAAATCACTTCGGAGGGGATCGCCATGGCCGACGGTCGAAGCTTTCTGTTCCTGGTCGGGAGTGCCCGTGCCGGTGGCAACACGGAGATCTTGGCGAGGCGGGCGGCCAAAGAGCTTCCTCGTGGCGTCGGGCAGCGGTGGATCCGGACGGCCGAGGTCCCGTTGGCGCCGTTCGTCGACAGGAAGCACGACGGTGAGGACTTCGTGCCACCGGCCGGAAACGAGCGGTTGCTGCTCGACGCGACCTTCGCCGCCACGGATCTGGTGATCGCGTCGCCGGTCTACTGGTACAGCGTTTCGGCGTCGGTGAAGCTGTACTTCGACCACTGGGCGAGTTGGCTGGATCAGCCGGAACTGGAGTTCAAGGCGCGGATGCGCGGCAAGACCCTGTGGGGGGTGAGCGCGCTCGCCGAGCGCCCGGAGCAAGCGGAACCGTTGATCGGGACGTTGCGCAAAACCGCCGAATATCTCGGAATGCGGTGGGGTGGGCAGTTGCTCGGCAACGGAAGTCGTCC
Proteins encoded in this region:
- a CDS encoding response regulator, with amino-acid sequence MIRVLIADDQALLRGSFRVLVDSAPDLEVVGEAGNGLQAAELAEKERPDVVLMDVRMPELDGIEATRRICASAATEGVHVLMLTTFDLDAYVYSALRAGASGFLLKDTPPAELLTAIRVVAAGEGLLAPSITRRLIAEFARLPEAGQRVAPSLDGITTREREVLSLIARGLSNDEIAGTLHLGLATVKTHIGRLLHKLAARDRAQLVIAAYESGLVRAAL
- a CDS encoding sensor histidine kinase; this encodes MKQPSALPGRVPHVLDVIVALVLVVSVGGNLAAKTWTFTVAIPMWLAWATVAACAIAIVVRRHWPVAAYGLGLLSLTPAVLAGNGLGPAAILAMACALYTLALEYPRARSLIALGLGLLVVAVLEVVQLGPSTFASIAFAGGGVAGSWALGWTARQRQANLALLTEAHADQAVSDERLRIAREMHDVVAHSMSLIAVKAAVGNHVAEEQPEEAREALRVIELTSRETLVELRRMLGVLRSGDGTPEAALGPAPKLADLRTLAERAGQAGVRVELTGEVVDELPEGVALSVYRITQEAVTNVVKHAGPSVCRVTITEGPGEVSVEIVDDGRGEGSASATGGHGLIGMRERVAVYGGDFEAGPLPAGGFRVFARLPYAVKEVGTR
- a CDS encoding MarR family winged helix-turn-helix transcriptional regulator, with product MTADELAWGRVLALHGRIEQELAKALQRRHGLGLSEFRALGKLAATGKGVLRMQELAEAIGLNQSSVSRMVVRLEDAGLTERDPCEADRRGVYSCITKEGRKRHAETEPTYQEVLAAALDKAEADPELKDAVAALRGVS
- a CDS encoding flavodoxin family protein; the encoded protein is MADGRSFLFLVGSARAGGNTEILARRAAKELPRGVGQRWIRTAEVPLAPFVDRKHDGEDFVPPAGNERLLLDATFAATDLVIASPVYWYSVSASVKLYFDHWASWLDQPELEFKARMRGKTLWGVSALAERPEQAEPLIGTLRKTAEYLGMRWGGQLLGNGSRPGDVLLDEGALKAAETFFADADLVGLEEVNAVPASAGS